The following coding sequences are from one Syngnathus acus chromosome 14, fSynAcu1.2, whole genome shotgun sequence window:
- the robo4 gene encoding roundabout homolog 1 isoform X5 — MSELVLTGARVCADDVPPRIVHHPSDVVVKFGKPATFSCRGDGNPSPSIEWLHNGQPLQISKGDGRAQPMVLSDDRLFFLSVAGKSHEGIYTCVARNSAGTAISHNASLHIAALQEAFTVQPSDVEVAEGEVAVFNCAPPVGHPEPNIMWTRDGLPINYTDFHYTELNGKLIVAPAEKNHSGAYVCVASNTMGVRESRAARLTVLAKPILVVKPENVSVRVGESAQFYCQAKGDPPPAVVWSRDQGPLPNGRYLMNPDQTLQIHYVSSQDAGKYICTAINHVGVVSATAQLLVEAAASTKQKDLHIEVSALRLALENVTMVAPGSNIAQVQWKLQSAPSHYLDGFEVLYRSLLPAGSDWLAKKVTAANFHTHVGPLRRGYKYEFKVRPYGSGLYGRESNTRLLRVPETLPSAAPLAVSITINHDGNSSIHLNWEPPPSETHNGIIQGYQVWCVESDEQLYQNWTLDSKQHWLDIFSLQAGKRYWITLAAVNGAGVGVPSDPHGFVINPQIRMTSESESHRPDQSPLLTLLQDPVLIGISCALLWCILTIAAVCLLKRHSKMRHLIQGRDRAKGFQRQASDDIFINHRMTSSDSPWISGSWRPPFNKKYQDMWAQDHKPKVPSKKHPSCVDSAVPIVTDNCGVYGTFYVDLMANGLKTFNSPRPFPKMPHALPQEQGFETIQIFTQPRTSREMLPWKRSIRPQPKMGLLRESWHQKYIKQELHAVNSVPIFQSRTQVPPSSLNPHRFSQVPSGQLEYHQFADCLRGLHDSVSLQVIDARPPPQLFNSDEATDTHSVSSDEGSSRSTKLTMDLGSLQSVCDISGDYLQPGSTNTTNYHSYRALDEEHDGTLTAQEATQYLELRPQLEKSSAQPLTAGVDCKCELKPRTQMVPDTWSEAPPVGLRRARFQSSPSSCYSDWDSSLWNTWSSITDGNFASARSSLISSVESCYTNASSNFAHFLTTESVSGASLSDFSPPASPLSGLFPSFCAEGKTPREMDSVPAWDWSMNWMEEMEAQYRAHYPATNTKPFQM, encoded by the exons ATGTCAGAACTTGTTTTAACAGGCGCCAGAGTTTGTGCGGACGACGTGCCACCCCGTATCGTGCACCACCCCTCTGATgttgtggtgaaatttggaaaaCCCGCCACGTTCTCCTGCCGGGGAGATGGCAACCCGTCGCCGAGCATCGAGTGGCTGCACAACGGCCAGCCTCTCCAGATCTCCAAAGGAGATGGCCGAGCGCAGCCCATGGTTTTGTCAGATGATAGGCTCTTCTTCCTGAGTGTTGCTGGCAAATCCCATGAAGGTATCTACACGTGCGTGGCTAGGAACAGTGCAGGAACAGCCATTAGCCACAATGCGTCCTTGCACATTGCAG CACTACAGGAGGCCTTCACCGTGCAGCCCAGTGACGTGGAGGTGGCAGAGGGGGAGGTGGCTGTTTTCAACTGCGCCCCCCCAGTGGGACACCCAGAACCTAACATTATGTGGACAAGAGATGGCTTGCCAATCAACTACACTGATTTCCACTACACT GAGCTGAATGGAAAGCTTATCGTCGCTCCTGCAGAGAAGAACCACTCCGGTGCCTATGTGTGCGTGGCCAGCAACACTATGGGGGTGCGCGAGAGCAGAGCAGCTCGACTTACTGTGCTCG CAAAACCCATTTTAGTGGTCAAGCCAGAAAATGTCTCGGTGAGAGTGGGAGAGTCTGCCCAGTTCTACTGTCAGGCAAAGGGGGACCCTCCGCCTGCCGTGGTCTGGAGCAGAGACCAGGGGCCGCTTCCCAATGGAAG ATATCTTATGAATCCAGACCAGACGCTTCAGATCCATTACGTGAGCAGCCAAGATGCTGGCAAGTACATTTGCACTGCAATCAATCATGTTGGTGTGGTCAGCGCCACTGCACAGCTGCTGGTTGAAG CTGCCGCCAGCACTAAACAGAAAGATCTCCATATAGAAGTGTCTGCCCTGCGACTGGCTCTGGAAAATGTCACCATGGTAGCCCCGGGCTCCAACATCGCTCAAGTGCAATGGAAG CTCCAGTCAGCACCTAGTCATTACCTGGACGGCTTTGAAGTACTCTACCGTTCCCTTCTACCTGCCGGCTCAGACTGGCTTGCAAAAAAGGTGACGGCGGCAAACTTTCACACACACGTCGGCCCATTAAGGAGAGGCTATAAATACGAGTTTAAGGTTCGTCCTTACGGCAGCGGTTTATACGGCCGGGAGAGTAACACCCGGCTCCTGAGAGTTCCGGAGACAC TTCCCAGTGCAGCCCCACTGGCTGTGTCCATAACTATTAACCACGATGGCAATAGCTCTATCCACCTGAACTGGGAACCTCCTCCATCTGAAACTCACAACGGGATCATACAAGGTTACCAG GTGTGGTGTGTGGAGTCCGACGAGCAGCTGTACCAAAACTGGACTCTAGATAGCAAGCAGCACTGGCTTGATATTTTTTCCCTACAAGCAGGCAAGCGCTACTGGATTACCCTTGCAGCAGTGAATGGGGCTGGGGTCGGGGTGCCAAGTGACCCCCATGGATTTGTCATAA ATCCACAGATAAGAATGACCTCGGAGTCAGAAAGCCACAGACCGGATCAGTCCCCCTTGCTTACGCTGCTCCAGGACCCTGTATTGATTGGCATCAGttgcgccctcttgtggtgtATTTTGACCATTGCAGCTGTTTGCCTCCTGAAACGCCACAGCAAAATGCGTCACCTAATACAAGGACGTGATAGGGCTAAAG GTTTTCAAAGACAAGCCAGTGACGATATCTTCATCAATCACAG GATGACATCTTCAGACTCTCCATGGATCTCCGGGAGTTGGAGACCCCCTTTTAACAAGAAGTACCAAGACATGTGGGCTCAAGATCACAAACCAA AAGTCCCGAGCAAGAAGCACCCGAGCTGCGTGGACTCGGCCGTTCCCATCGTGACTGACAACTGTGGCGTCTATGGCACCTTTTATGTTGACCTCATGGCAAATGGGCTCAAGACCTTCAACAGCCCCAGGCCTTTCCCCAAAATGCCTCATGCTTTGCCGCAGGAGCAAGGCTTTGAGACCATTCAGATTTTCACGCAGCCACGCACAAGTAGGGAGATGTTACCGTGGAAACGGTCCATACGGCCTCAGCCCAAAATGGGGCTTTTGAGGGAGTCGTGGCACCAAAAATACATCAAGCAAG AGTTACATGCTGTGAACAGCGTCCCCATATTCCAAAGCAGGACCCAGGTTCCTCCATCTTCTCTCAACCCACACAGATTCAGTCAGGTTCCATCGGGCCAGCTTG AGTACCATCAGTTTGCCGACTGTCTTCGGGGGCTGCACGATTCCGTGTCGCTACAAGTAATTGACGCGCGGCCACCGCCGCAACTTTTCAACTCGGACGAAGCTACAGACACGCACAGCGTGAGCTCAGACGAAGG ATCCAGCCGCTCCACAAAGCTAACAATGGATCTGGGCTCTCTCCAGTCAGTGTGTGATATCTCAGGCGACTACCTGCAGCCAGGTTCCACCAATACCACTAACTACCACTCGTACCGAGCTCTAGATGAAGAACATGATGGCACGCTGACTGCACAGGAAGCCACTCAGTATCTGGAACTTCGTCCACAACTTGAAAAATCCAG TGCCCAACCTCTTACTGCCGGCGTGGATTGCAAGTGCGAGCTCAAGCCTCGCACTCAGATGGTCCCTGACACTTGGTCCGAGGCCCCGCCGGTTGGATTACGCCGCGCTCGCTTTCAAAGTTCACCTTCCTCCTGTTACAGTGACTGGGACAGCTCCCTGTGGAATACCTGGAGCTCCATTACGGATGGAAACTTTGCAAGTGCCCGCAGCAGCCTCATCAGCTCAGTAGAAAGCTGCTACACCAATGCCAGTAGCAATTTTGCCCACTTTCTGACAACAGAGTCCGTTTCTGGAGCTTCTCTGTCAG ACTTTTCTCCACCAGCCTCCCCTCTCAGCGGCCTGTTTCCATCATTTTGTGCTGAGGGCAAGACACCCCGAGAGATGGACTCTGTTCCGGCGTGGGACTGGAGCATGAACTGGATGGAGGAAATGGAGGCTCAGTACAGAGCCCACTATCCTGCCACAAATACAAAACCCTTTCAGATGTAG
- the robo4 gene encoding roundabout homolog 1 isoform X4: MSRGDFTLLYVITAALLLPGARVCADDVPPRIVHHPSDVVVKFGKPATFSCRGDGNPSPSIEWLHNGQPLQISKGDGRAQPMVLSDDRLFFLSVAGKSHEGIYTCVARNSAGTAISHNASLHIAALQEAFTVQPSDVEVAEGEVAVFNCAPPVGHPEPNIMWTRDGLPINYTDFHYTELNGKLIVAPAEKNHSGAYVCVASNTMGVRESRAARLTVLAKPILVVKPENVSVRVGESAQFYCQAKGDPPPAVVWSRDQGPLPNGRYLMNPDQTLQIHYVSSQDAGKYICTAINHVGVVSATAQLLVEAAASTKQKDLHIEVSALRLALENVTMVAPGSNIAQVQWKLQSAPSHYLDGFEVLYRSLLPAGSDWLAKKVTAANFHTHVGPLRRGYKYEFKVRPYGSGLYGRESNTRLLRVPETLPSAAPLAVSITINHDGNSSIHLNWEPPPSETHNGIIQGYQVWCVESDEQLYQNWTLDSKQHWLDIFSLQAGKRYWITLAAVNGAGVGVPSDPHGFVINPQIRMTSESESHRPDQSPLLTLLQDPVLIGISCALLWCILTIAAVCLLKRHSKMRHLIQGRDRAKGFQRQASDDIFINHRMTSSDSPWISGSWRPPFNKKYQDMWAQDHKPKVPSKKHPSCVDSAVPIVTDNCGVYGTFYVDLMANGLKTFNSPRPFPKMPHALPQEQGFETIQIFTQPRTSREMLPWKRSIRPQPKMGLLRESWHQKYIKQELHAVNSVPIFQSRTQVPPSSLNPHRFSQVPSGQLEYHQFADCLRGLHDSVSLQVIDARPPPQLFNSDEATDTHSVSSDEGSSRSTKLTMDLGSLQSVCDISGDYLQPGSTNTTNYHSYRALDEEHDGTLTAQEATQYLELRPQLEKSSAQPLTAGVDCKCELKPRTQMVPDTWSEAPPVGLRRARFQSSPSSCYSDWDSSLWNTWSSITDGNFASARSSLISSVESCYTNASSNFAHFLTTESVSGASLSDFSPPASPLSGLFPSFCAEGKTPREMDSVPAWDWSMNWMEEMEAQYRAHYPATNTKPFQM; the protein is encoded by the exons ATGTCCAGAGGTGATTTCACGCTGCTCTACGTGATAACGGCGGCACTTCTTTTGCCAG GCGCCAGAGTTTGTGCGGACGACGTGCCACCCCGTATCGTGCACCACCCCTCTGATgttgtggtgaaatttggaaaaCCCGCCACGTTCTCCTGCCGGGGAGATGGCAACCCGTCGCCGAGCATCGAGTGGCTGCACAACGGCCAGCCTCTCCAGATCTCCAAAGGAGATGGCCGAGCGCAGCCCATGGTTTTGTCAGATGATAGGCTCTTCTTCCTGAGTGTTGCTGGCAAATCCCATGAAGGTATCTACACGTGCGTGGCTAGGAACAGTGCAGGAACAGCCATTAGCCACAATGCGTCCTTGCACATTGCAG CACTACAGGAGGCCTTCACCGTGCAGCCCAGTGACGTGGAGGTGGCAGAGGGGGAGGTGGCTGTTTTCAACTGCGCCCCCCCAGTGGGACACCCAGAACCTAACATTATGTGGACAAGAGATGGCTTGCCAATCAACTACACTGATTTCCACTACACT GAGCTGAATGGAAAGCTTATCGTCGCTCCTGCAGAGAAGAACCACTCCGGTGCCTATGTGTGCGTGGCCAGCAACACTATGGGGGTGCGCGAGAGCAGAGCAGCTCGACTTACTGTGCTCG CAAAACCCATTTTAGTGGTCAAGCCAGAAAATGTCTCGGTGAGAGTGGGAGAGTCTGCCCAGTTCTACTGTCAGGCAAAGGGGGACCCTCCGCCTGCCGTGGTCTGGAGCAGAGACCAGGGGCCGCTTCCCAATGGAAG ATATCTTATGAATCCAGACCAGACGCTTCAGATCCATTACGTGAGCAGCCAAGATGCTGGCAAGTACATTTGCACTGCAATCAATCATGTTGGTGTGGTCAGCGCCACTGCACAGCTGCTGGTTGAAG CTGCCGCCAGCACTAAACAGAAAGATCTCCATATAGAAGTGTCTGCCCTGCGACTGGCTCTGGAAAATGTCACCATGGTAGCCCCGGGCTCCAACATCGCTCAAGTGCAATGGAAG CTCCAGTCAGCACCTAGTCATTACCTGGACGGCTTTGAAGTACTCTACCGTTCCCTTCTACCTGCCGGCTCAGACTGGCTTGCAAAAAAGGTGACGGCGGCAAACTTTCACACACACGTCGGCCCATTAAGGAGAGGCTATAAATACGAGTTTAAGGTTCGTCCTTACGGCAGCGGTTTATACGGCCGGGAGAGTAACACCCGGCTCCTGAGAGTTCCGGAGACAC TTCCCAGTGCAGCCCCACTGGCTGTGTCCATAACTATTAACCACGATGGCAATAGCTCTATCCACCTGAACTGGGAACCTCCTCCATCTGAAACTCACAACGGGATCATACAAGGTTACCAG GTGTGGTGTGTGGAGTCCGACGAGCAGCTGTACCAAAACTGGACTCTAGATAGCAAGCAGCACTGGCTTGATATTTTTTCCCTACAAGCAGGCAAGCGCTACTGGATTACCCTTGCAGCAGTGAATGGGGCTGGGGTCGGGGTGCCAAGTGACCCCCATGGATTTGTCATAA ATCCACAGATAAGAATGACCTCGGAGTCAGAAAGCCACAGACCGGATCAGTCCCCCTTGCTTACGCTGCTCCAGGACCCTGTATTGATTGGCATCAGttgcgccctcttgtggtgtATTTTGACCATTGCAGCTGTTTGCCTCCTGAAACGCCACAGCAAAATGCGTCACCTAATACAAGGACGTGATAGGGCTAAAG GTTTTCAAAGACAAGCCAGTGACGATATCTTCATCAATCACAG GATGACATCTTCAGACTCTCCATGGATCTCCGGGAGTTGGAGACCCCCTTTTAACAAGAAGTACCAAGACATGTGGGCTCAAGATCACAAACCAA AAGTCCCGAGCAAGAAGCACCCGAGCTGCGTGGACTCGGCCGTTCCCATCGTGACTGACAACTGTGGCGTCTATGGCACCTTTTATGTTGACCTCATGGCAAATGGGCTCAAGACCTTCAACAGCCCCAGGCCTTTCCCCAAAATGCCTCATGCTTTGCCGCAGGAGCAAGGCTTTGAGACCATTCAGATTTTCACGCAGCCACGCACAAGTAGGGAGATGTTACCGTGGAAACGGTCCATACGGCCTCAGCCCAAAATGGGGCTTTTGAGGGAGTCGTGGCACCAAAAATACATCAAGCAAG AGTTACATGCTGTGAACAGCGTCCCCATATTCCAAAGCAGGACCCAGGTTCCTCCATCTTCTCTCAACCCACACAGATTCAGTCAGGTTCCATCGGGCCAGCTTG AGTACCATCAGTTTGCCGACTGTCTTCGGGGGCTGCACGATTCCGTGTCGCTACAAGTAATTGACGCGCGGCCACCGCCGCAACTTTTCAACTCGGACGAAGCTACAGACACGCACAGCGTGAGCTCAGACGAAGG ATCCAGCCGCTCCACAAAGCTAACAATGGATCTGGGCTCTCTCCAGTCAGTGTGTGATATCTCAGGCGACTACCTGCAGCCAGGTTCCACCAATACCACTAACTACCACTCGTACCGAGCTCTAGATGAAGAACATGATGGCACGCTGACTGCACAGGAAGCCACTCAGTATCTGGAACTTCGTCCACAACTTGAAAAATCCAG TGCCCAACCTCTTACTGCCGGCGTGGATTGCAAGTGCGAGCTCAAGCCTCGCACTCAGATGGTCCCTGACACTTGGTCCGAGGCCCCGCCGGTTGGATTACGCCGCGCTCGCTTTCAAAGTTCACCTTCCTCCTGTTACAGTGACTGGGACAGCTCCCTGTGGAATACCTGGAGCTCCATTACGGATGGAAACTTTGCAAGTGCCCGCAGCAGCCTCATCAGCTCAGTAGAAAGCTGCTACACCAATGCCAGTAGCAATTTTGCCCACTTTCTGACAACAGAGTCCGTTTCTGGAGCTTCTCTGTCAG ACTTTTCTCCACCAGCCTCCCCTCTCAGCGGCCTGTTTCCATCATTTTGTGCTGAGGGCAAGACACCCCGAGAGATGGACTCTGTTCCGGCGTGGGACTGGAGCATGAACTGGATGGAGGAAATGGAGGCTCAGTACAGAGCCCACTATCCTGCCACAAATACAAAACCCTTTCAGATGTAG